One Oligoflexia bacterium genomic window, ATGGCTAGTACTAGAGGGTTTTCTTTTAGAGCAGTGAGGCGTGATTGATACCCTTGAAGAATTTGAGCTTTCTTTTTAACAGATTTAATTATTTTAAGTTCATGTGTTCTTTGATTTAGCAAAACTTGTTTTTGCGCTAAGTAAAAGTCAAGAGCGTCACGAAGGTATTGATTTTTATCAATGTCAGAAGTTTCATTAATTGATTTTACTATAGCAAACGATAAATACATTCGTGTTGTTGCTAAATCAGTCATCGATGTTTGAAGGCCTGATTGTTTAGTTTTAATGTGATCACTTATTTGGTTTTGCAATTTCATATCTAGTTTACTAAATTCTTCATTCATCGATTTAAGACCAAGTCGGATACTATTTTCTTGTCTACTGATTTCGTCATGTAAAACGATCAGACGTAAAAAAGGATTCTTAATAGCAATAATATCAACTGATCGGCCGTAATAAATATCATTGAGTGCTCTGATTTTTGCATTTGGGTGGCTTGCCCTGGCATTTCCGCCAATGATTTCTAATCTTTTAGCCTCTGGGTTTTTTGTGTAAAATTCATTTACAGCGGCTTGTGCTGCTTTTATAAGATTATCAAGTTCTGCTTTTTGTTCAGCTCCAGCGAAATCTAAAAACATTGCTGCGGCGTCTTTGGCAGTGATCCCAGGGACAGTTAAACCAAAGCGATCAGAGCTTGTCTCTTGCTCACGACTCATGGCTGCTAAAGTTAGTAAAAGATGTTCGGTGAAAAAATTGGCATCAATTTTAAGAGCAGGATTGTCTAAATTAATTTTGAGACTAATGTAAAAATCTACAATTCTTTCTGGAACTTCCATTCTTTCTAAACAGGTAATTACAGCATCTAAATAGTCGTTAATTAAACTATTTGCGAATTCAGGGTTCTTTTCAGCTGCAGCATCTAATTCTTGAGACATTTGCTCAAAAGCTTTGATGAATAAATTTCTTTTTAGTTTCTGGATACTATTAACTTGTGCAGAAGCTTGGGGTTTTTCATCTAATTCAAGAGTTTCAAATGCACGCTTCCAGTAAATATCCATAGCGTTTTTATTTTTTTCGCGATTGCTAGCCCTTAAGTTTTCAAATTGAGATACATCCCCAGCTTCATTGTCAACGAAGAGCTTCATGAGAAGCATGTTCATTGCTACCATTTTAATTCTTTGGAGTACGTGTTCGCTGACGATGTGACCTAATTCGTGGCCGATAACTGATTTTAATTTAGCAGGTGATGCAGAATTGTTTAATCCAGTGAAGACAACAACCACAGATTGATCTTTAGAAAAAGCCATGGTGTAGGCATTTATGGCACCTGGGGCTACGTATACGCGCATATTTTTAATTTGTTTTTCGCTGTAACCAAATGATCTAGCTGTATCTACTGTCATTTTTCGAATCTCTGAATAAACAGTGTCAGTAGCCTCATGCATATCTAGGAGGCCTTCATTGATTGCGTCTTTAATGCTATCAGTAGCGAGTGTTTCAAGTAGTGGGATTACTTTTTCCAGAATTGGATTATTATTAAGCGCATTATGCATGATGACGTCAGTATCTGTTCTTAAGAGAGACATTTGAGCTTGTGTATAAACAACACCTAATTGTGGAGACTCCATTAATGTTTCTAGAATTTTAGTTGGGGTATGGTTTGGATTTTTTTGTATTACTTCTGATGCGTTAACAGTGAGAGATAATAGGATTATGAATGATAACATTAACTTCCCCCTCGTAATTCTGGTGATGTGTACGACCAGGATTTTCCCCAGCTCTGCTCGTTTAACGTATATATAGATAGCAAAGTACATGCCTACAGATTATTTAAGAAATTAACGAGATAGATGAGATCTTGTGTCGCTAGCTGTATCTGTAATTTTTATTACAATTGTAAATAATTCTTAGCTTTCGATGTGCTTGGTTGAAGAGATGATTCTATTTCGTGCGCAATAGGCGAAGAAAAGATGGCGTTCTTCGTGTTTAACATAGACAGTTTTAATTCCAAATTTCAAAAGCTTTGAGAGATTATTTTGTGTGATAATGTCGTTTTTCTTTAAATACAAAATGAATTTATCATTTTTTGGTAAATGGAGATAAAGATCAAAAAGTAGTTCTGAATCTCCGACGATATACGAGCCAAGTGAAATGCTGTCTACCTTTGAATTGTTATTATCAGTTGCAATGGGAATTTCTGAAATAGGTAAAAAAGCTACTGCATATTTATCGGCTTTATGAGTTGCTGTGATAATAAATTCTGCTTCACCTTCACGCCATTTTACAAAATCAATAGCTGGTACAGCAAATTGCATGGTAACTGCAGGCTTGATGGGTTCACCATAGTCTTTCATTTTTGTTTGGATAAGTTTAAATACTTGCTCTACCCATTCTTGATTGGGTTTGTCAGTGGCTGAGAAAAATATAAGGTAGCCTCTGTAGCGAGATGTCTTAATTTGAATTGCTAATATATTTGTGAATAGCCCTATTTCTATGGGGATTACACTGGTAGCGATCGCGTAAAGATCAAAGGAATCTCTAACTGATTGAACAAGAATCGATTGTTTTTCTTTGGTAACATAAGTTTGAACATTACTTACCGTATCATTTTTAAAATATTTTTTTGTTTGAGGCGATCTCTCATTTGTATCATTAAGATTATTTGCTTCAGTATTTTCTTCAAAATCAGAAACTTCGTTAAAGTCTGGATTTACTTCAGCGTCTGTCGCGTTGGTGTTATCTGAAAATTCGTTTAGTACTGACGGGTCTATGTCATCATTTCGATCAGCTGTTAGCGGTGCAAATACAGGACTCAGCTCAATAGATTCTTCATCTTCAGTTTTAGATGCGTCGAATAATTCATTCTTAAGTGATTCAATATCTTTACCTAAATTAAGATCAACGGGGGATGAATCTTCGGTAATGATAGTCGAACTTTGTAATGCTACTAACGATTGCGCACTCAAGTCACCTTGCTTCATAATGGAAGTATCGTTATCTATCCCATCCCAAGATTTTGATTCTTTGTTATAAACGGGTATTTGAGCACCTTTAAAATAATATACATCTTTTGAATTGTCTTGATTTGTACTTGTTCCTCGCCACATGTGACATTGATCAGGGCTTGATGAACCATCTATTGCTTTTTCCCACACGGTATCGGGCGGCACATCTACATTATGAATTTCAATGGGATTCTCATTATTAGTAATTGGTGTAGATTTTGATGATGCACTGTTAGCCAATGCTGCGGCTTTTGAAGCTGCACTAGCTGTCGCTTTATTAAGCTTGTCTTCGGCTGATTTTTTGGCACGTAAAAGTGATTGTACGCGCATGTGGATCCCGGGGCCACTTACTGGAGCTAGGAGTGTGTTTTCAATACCGCTACTCATGAGGGTATTAGCTGTTCGGTTATTATTATCTTCTGCAAAAGAAATACAAATGAGTTTAAACTTTTGTGTAAAGAGTTTGTAAGCTTTTTGAATATCAGTGAGTTTTAAATTCCAACTAATAAGTACTACATGTGGTTTAGTTGTTTGAATTTTTTTAAGTGCCTCAACAATATGATTAACCACAATTACTTGATAACCACGACGCTTAAGAAAAGAGACTCCTCCGCTGAGAATTTTTGAATTGTTGATGACTATCAAAATACGTACTTGTTGCGATTCTTTTAGAGATTTCACTCCATCTTGATTAGTCTCTTGATTGTTTTTTGCGGTGTCAGACACGTGTGTTCCTTAAGCCCAAAAGGTGCTCAATCATTTTTCGGCTTTTACTGGCGATTTCTATACTTTATGCGAACTATTTAAATGATTATTTTAAATAGTTATTTGATCGATCGGTAAAGAAATTGATGAATCAGAAGTGCGGCAAGCTGAGTAGTTTTCAAGGAGCTATCAAGTGGCGGGGAGACTTCATAAATGCCAACAACAGTGGGCTTATAAAGGGATATAAGACTTTGCCAAAGAATCAAAAACTGATTTGCATCGATGCCTGTCGGAAAGACTTGGCTAGCTCCTGGTGCATCGGAAGATTTAAAACCATCGATATCAATACTCACTGCTAGTCGATGGTCGGGTGTGATAACTTTAAAAGTTTCAGCTGAGATAAATTCTAAGAGTGATTTCCCACTGTTTAAAATATCATCTAGCGTGATTATTTTTGCATTTTTTTCTTTTGCCCATTTCAGATGATCTCGAGAATTACACCAATCTTGAATTCCGATTTCGTAAAAATCTATTTGTTTATGAAATTCATTGAGTAATCGATAAAAAGGTGTGCCGCTATTAAACCCTAATGTATCGGGTCTGACATCTAAATGGGCATCAAAATTTAAAACTAAAGGGCGTAAGCCTTGGGAAATTGTGTGTTCGCAAAATGCGGCCATATCAGAAAATCCGTAATCATGACCTCCTCCTAGAGTGATCACGCGAGCTTCTTTTTTTAAAAGCTCAGATACAGTTTTACGTGCACGTTCATGATTTTCTTTTAAACTATTTGTGTTTTTAAGATCGCCTAAATCAAGTAAACGCAATGTTTTGGATGATGAAATACTTTGAGTCATTTTATAAAGTACACGTCTGATTTCTATTGGTGCAAGGGCTGCACCGAGTCTGCCTCCATTTAGTTTTATGCCTTCCTCGTCAGGGTATCCAAG contains:
- a CDS encoding response regulator, with translation MSDTAKNNQETNQDGVKSLKESQQVRILIVINNSKILSGGVSFLKRRGYQVIVVNHIVEALKKIQTTKPHVVLISWNLKLTDIQKAYKLFTQKFKLICISFAEDNNNRTANTLMSSGIENTLLAPVSGPGIHMRVQSLLRAKKSAEDKLNKATASAASKAAALANSASSKSTPITNNENPIEIHNVDVPPDTVWEKAIDGSSSPDQCHMWRGTSTNQDNSKDVYYFKGAQIPVYNKESKSWDGIDNDTSIMKQGDLSAQSLVALQSSTIITEDSSPVDLNLGKDIESLKNELFDASKTEDEESIELSPVFAPLTADRNDDIDPSVLNEFSDNTNATDAEVNPDFNEVSDFEENTEANNLNDTNERSPQTKKYFKNDTVSNVQTYVTKEKQSILVQSVRDSFDLYAIATSVIPIEIGLFTNILAIQIKTSRYRGYLIFFSATDKPNQEWVEQVFKLIQTKMKDYGEPIKPAVTMQFAVPAIDFVKWREGEAEFIITATHKADKYAVAFLPISEIPIATDNNNSKVDSISLGSYIVGDSELLFDLYLHLPKNDKFILYLKKNDIITQNNLSKLLKFGIKTVYVKHEERHLFFAYCARNRIISSTKHIES
- a CDS encoding M48 family metalloprotease, which produces MLSFIILLSLTVNASEVIQKNPNHTPTKILETLMESPQLGVVYTQAQMSLLRTDTDVIMHNALNNNPILEKVIPLLETLATDSIKDAINEGLLDMHEATDTVYSEIRKMTVDTARSFGYSEKQIKNMRVYVAPGAINAYTMAFSKDQSVVVVFTGLNNSASPAKLKSVIGHELGHIVSEHVLQRIKMVAMNMLLMKLFVDNEAGDVSQFENLRASNREKNKNAMDIYWKRAFETLELDEKPQASAQVNSIQKLKRNLFIKAFEQMSQELDAAAEKNPEFANSLINDYLDAVITCLERMEVPERIVDFYISLKINLDNPALKIDANFFTEHLLLTLAAMSREQETSSDRFGLTVPGITAKDAAAMFLDFAGAEQKAELDNLIKAAQAAVNEFYTKNPEAKRLEIIGGNARASHPNAKIRALNDIYYGRSVDIIAIKNPFLRLIVLHDEISRQENSIRLGLKSMNEEFSKLDMKLQNQISDHIKTKQSGLQTSMTDLATTRMYLSFAIVKSINETSDIDKNQYLRDALDFYLAQKQVLLNQRTHELKIIKSVKKKAQILQGYQSRLTALKENPLVLAIGLGLEKNKNLNAKPEILGSVVEKLLLITQPNTTLPVVVAARENLRQLIPVVDQAYEDLTISQNPPIESATSGMADRYEKPVKKSPPQAPVAKDQTLKKLKKFDLGFSHCAIKLKALK
- a CDS encoding formimidoylglutamase; amino-acid sequence: MSDLDIISWFEKSQDTLFVSKNDKHDLRVSDCTEHFTKTATLNEASVILGYPDEEGIKLNGGRLGAALAPIEIRRVLYKMTQSISSSKTLRLLDLGDLKNTNSLKENHERARKTVSELLKKEARVITLGGGHDYGFSDMAAFCEHTISQGLRPLVLNFDAHLDVRPDTLGFNSGTPFYRLLNEFHKQIDFYEIGIQDWCNSRDHLKWAKEKNAKIITLDDILNSGKSLLEFISAETFKVITPDHRLAVSIDIDGFKSSDAPGASQVFPTGIDANQFLILWQSLISLYKPTVVGIYEVSPPLDSSLKTTQLAALLIHQFLYRSIK